The sequence GTTCGGCCCGAGGCTTTTGTCGTGTTCGTTCACATTCTCCGCGGCGAGATAAACGGCATCGATGATCGCCGTCTGCCCGCCCTCGGTGTAGAGATCGTCGAGCGTTTCGCCAAGGTATGTCTTATTGGTTGTAAAGGGCTGCTTGACCTCGATCTTAGCCGAGCTGACAAAGCGGATGATCGACGTCTCGTCTTCTGGGCGGTTTGCGTTGACCAAGATCTTGCCCGCTTCAATGACCTTTTCGATCTGCTGACGAAGCGAATTCGAGTTGTCGATCACCAGCGAGTAGTTGGTCGGGACCTCCGAACGCGAGAAAAACTCGATCTGCTGCGGCTGGTTATCCTCAAAGATCGTGAAATCCGATTGTGAGAGGTTGCTGATCGGGCGGTTGTTTCTGTCGACAACGCGGACGTTTAGATTGACGAGTTCGGTCTCGATCTTGATCGGCTCTTCATCGTCTATCGTTGGTGAGGGGGTCGGCGTTGGAGTTGCGGCACTATTTACTGTCCGCTCGCGGCTCGTGTCCTGAGCCGCTGCCCGATCGGCAAAATAAACACCCGCCGATATGAAACACATCGACGCAAGTAAAGTGCTGAAAAGCTTGAACTTATTCATCGTATCGATCCCGCCCTATCGGTAAGTAACCTGTGGAGTGGCGAAATAACCCTCCCGGCTCCGAACCGTTAGACGCGGCAATCCGCGAGGGGGTTTGACGCGAACTCTAACCTTACGCCATTTTCCATCGGGGCTGAAATCTGGTGGGGTATAGCCTACGGAATACTGATGCCGAAGCTCGAGCGCGATACGTTCAAAGATCTCGTCCATCTCGACCGCAGTATTCGGATAGAATGCCCGTCCGCCTGTTACGGACGCGAGTTCATCGAGAAATGCCTGGCCCTGCATTCCGAGCTGCGACGAAACGTCACCGCGATCCTGAATGCCGACGGCATAGGTCACAACGTCCGATTCCTTCATCAACCGCTTGACCTCGTTGAAATTGTATCGCGATGCATTGTCCTGGCCGTCGCTGATTATCAACAGCGCCTTCTTCTGATGAGTGCCCCGCGTCACGCGGTCAAGCCCGAGATAGACGGCATCGTAGAGCGCGGTATTTGCTCGCGGGTTAACGAGCGTGAGCTTTTGAAGCACGGCGTCACTGTCACGGGTCCGGTCTAACAAAAGTTGGGCACGGCTGTTAAATCCGATCAGGAAGTACTCGTCGTTCGGATGGCTCGCCTCGACGAAACGCCGGAGGGCGGTTCGAGCCTTGCCGATCTTTTCGCCGCCCATCGAGCCAGAAACGTCAAAAAGGATGCCGACCGAAACCGGCGCATCGCTATCGCTGAAGAATGTAATGGTCTGTTCCTCGTTGTTATCGAACACGCGGAATGAGTTTTTCGAAAGCCCGGAAACGTAGCGTCCGTAAAGGTCGGTAACCGTCAGCGTAAGCGTAATGAGGTCGGTTCGTACTGTCACCGGGCGGGTCGGGTCGTCGGGGGGCGGCGTGGCCACCGGTTCAGGATCCTGGGCGAACAGAGCCGCCGAAAAGATCAACAAAAGGCCAAGAGCTGCCAATGACCGGTAAAGAATACCGCCCCGGACAACCGACAAATCGGAAAAAACACGCATAGCGTCCCCTGTTAGCTTAATACCATCTTAGAAAAAAGGTACACGTATCGCAAGATTTTTCTTTGATGAAGGAAGTTCCGCTACGGTTGTTCGGAAGCGATACGAAAATTACCATCCGCTTCGCAGGAACATTTTCGCCGCTTGTGCGTGTTATAATTCAGGAATTCCGAGAGGGCTCGCAGCCTCGGGGTGACCGATTAACTGCGAAGTCCGTGTACTTCTTTTTCTATGCCCGAATTCGTTTGCCGGCTTGGCACTCCATCCGGAGAGATCGTTACGCGAATAGTTGAGGCCCACGCCGCCGGCGAGGCCCGCACCGAACTTGAGCGCGAGGGCTATCGCGTCTTTGACGTAAGCTCGGCCGACGGCGGCATGGCCTCGATCCTTTCGTTCGGCGGCTCGTCCTCGAGGCCGAAGGTCAAGCAGTCCGATTTTCTCCTCTTCAATCAACAGCTTTCGGCGCTTCTTCGAGCCGGCATTCCGGTTCTGCAGGCCGTCTCGCTTCTCAAGACGCGTTCAACTTCGGCCGCACTCCGCGAAGTGCTCGGCAGCGTTGAAGAAAAGATCAAGAACGGCATTCCGCTCTCCAAAGCGTTTGAAGATCAGGGGATATTTCCTCGCATTTACACAGCATCGATACTTGCCGGCGAGCAGAGCGGATCGCTCGACGAGGTGCTGGCCCGCTTTGTCGAATATCTTCGCCGCAGCGTTTCGATAACGCGAAAGCTTCGCGGAGCACTCGCCTATCCGGCGTTTCTACTGGTAGCGGCCGGGTTCATGATCGCGTTCCTTACGCTTTACATCGTGCCGCGGATGTCAGACCTTTTTCGCGGGCTCGATGCCAATCGCGGCTTACCGGCGATCACGAATTTCGTACTCGCCGTCTCGACCGGCGTAACGCAAAACATTTGGTGGCTGCTGCCGCTCGTCATCATTCTCATTACCGCCCTCGTGATCTGGCTTCGGACTGCGAGCGGGCGGCTTGTCCTTCATAAATTCCTGCTAAGGCTTCCGGTTGCCGGCACGCTGATCAAGCAAATGGCGACGGCGCAGCTCACCCGTTCGCTCTCGACGCTCCTTTCGGGCGGCATCACTGTCCCGGACTCGTGGGAGATCGCCTCTCAGGCAATTACAAATACCGAGCTCCGGCGGCGAAGTGAATCGGTACTGCAGCTCATTCGCGAAGGACGCGGCTTTACCGAAGCGCTCGAACAGGCAAACTGGCTGCCCGACCTCGCTCTTGACATGATCGGCATCGGCGAACGATCGGGCAGCCTTCGCGAAATGCTCGATGAGGTCGCGAAGTTTTATGATGCCGAGTCCGAGGTCAAGCTCGAGCAGCTTACGACACTCCTGGAGCCCGCGATCCTGCTTGTGATGGCCGGCGTCGTCGTGGTCATCCTGCTTGCCATCTACCTTCCGATCATCGATACGATCTCCGCCGGGCCGAGCGGAGGACGAAGATAGTCAAGAAATATAATGAACGTGGAAACACCTACGACAACTAACGTCTCATCGCCGAAGATCGAGCTCTCAGATTTTCTCGAGAACGAACCGCCTGAGGTGCTTCAAGCAAAGCAAATCGCCAAGCGTTACCGCTTGCCGTATATCGACCTGCTGCCGCCGGACGCCCCCTCGCCGATCGATTACGACGAGCTGGCGAAGATCCCGGTCGATATGATGCTCCGCAATCATTTCGTCCCGCTCAAGCGCGAAGGCCGCGACCTCCACGCTGCGATGGCCGACCCGACCGACCTCGAGAAGATGGACGAGATGGAGAATGCTCTTAACGTCCGCATTGTTCCATATATTGCGACGCAGGGAGCCATCGACGTCGTTCTCAAAAAGGGCGATGCGACCCAGCGTGTTCTGCAGGAAGCGGCATCGGGCTTCAAGATCTCGCTCGTAAAAGAAACCGAACACGGCGAAGAGGTCCTCGACCTCGACCGATTGGCGACCGATGCGGATATGTCGCCGATCATCAAGCTGGTCGATACAATTATTTATAACGCTATGGAATCGCGGGCGTCGGACATTCACATCGAGGCCGGCGACCGCGACGTCAGCGTCAAGTTCCGCATTGACGGAGCGCTCTATTCAAAGGTCGATCCGATCGATATTGCCTATCACCAAACGCTCGTCTCGCGCATCAAGGTAATGTCCGAACTCGACATCGCCGAACGCCGCATTCCGCAAGACGGCCGTTTTCGTGTGCGTTACAAAGGCCGGACGGTAGATTTTCGCGTCTCGATACTGCCCGCAGCATTTGGCGAGAATTGCGTTATTCGTATCCTTGATAAAGAGCAGATCTCTGAGGAATTCAAGAACCTCAGCCTGGAGGTCGTCGGCTTTGACCCCGAGGACCTTCGCCGTTTCCGTATTTACATCAAAGAGCCATACGGAATGGTGCTCGTAACCGGCCCGACCGGTTCCGGTAAGACGACAACGCTTTACGCCGCTCTCAACGAGATCCGCAACGAAGAGGACAAGATCATTACGATCGAAGACCCGGTCGAGTATCAACTCCAGGGCATCATGCAGATTCCTGTAAACGAGAAAAAGGGCCTGACCTTTGCCCGTGGGCTTCGCTCGATACTCCGCCACGATCCGGACAAGATAATGGTCGGTGAAATTCGTGACGAGGAGACCGCCCAGATCGCGATCCAATCAGCGCTTACGGGCCACCTTGTTTTCACAACCGTCCACGCCAACAACGTCATCGACGTCATCGGCCGCTTCTTGAACATGGGCGTCGAGCCCTACAACTTCGTTTCGTCGCTCAACTGCGTCCTTGCCCAGCGGCTCGTCCGCCTGCTTTGCCAAACATGCAAACGGCAGTACGACCCGACCGAAGAGGAACTGAGGGAATCGGGCATGCGTCCTGAAGAGGTCAAGGATCGGGTCTTTCTTCGTAACGTCGGCTGCGACGCCTGTAACCACACGGGCTACCGCGGCCGAACGGCGATCCACGAACTCCTGGATATGTCCGATAACATCCGGGAAATGATCATCGAGCGGCGGCCGGGCTCCGAGATACGCCGGCAGGCCGAAAAAGAAGGCCTTTCAAGCCTTCGCGAATCGGCGATAAAAAAGGTCTTCGCCGGCCAGACGACGCTTTACGAGATCAATCGTGTGACCTTTGTTGAAGAGGCGAAATAAATGAGCCGACGAATACTTTTCTTGATTGCGATGGTTATGTTCTCATCCGCCGCCTTCGGCCAGATGGAAGGGAACCCGACCAACTGGTGCCGCGGCGGCTTCTTTACGTCTGAATCGGAGAGCTTTTCGACCGGAACCGTTAAAGGCAAACGCGGAACGCGGTCTTATTTTTTCAACGACGACCGCGAAGATTGCCCGGCGGGCAAGAACTGCCAGGCGAGATCCTACGTCGTCACCGGCGACGAGGTGATCGTCAATCGCATTTACAATGGCTTCGCTTGCAGTTGGTTTCCCGGCAAGAACGGCGGGACCGTCGGCTGGCTCCGTGCCGATACGCTGGACATGCCGGAAAGCCTTTACGATGCATCACCTGCAGCATGGTCCGGAGAATGGAATTACGCAGAAAACTCGATCAAGCTTGTCCCCGAGCGAGGTTCCGGCTGGCTGCGTGTGACCGGCAATGCTTTCTGGAAAGGCCTCGGCGATAACATCCACATCGGCGAACTCGACGGCCGTGCCGAAGCGAAGAACGGAATCCTGAAATACTCCGACGGCGACGATGAATACGACTGCAAAGTGACGATGCGACTTCTCGGTAGCTACCTCATCGTTTCTGATAATCAAAAATGCGGCGGGGTGAACGTGACGTTCTCCGGCGTTTACCTCAAGACCAAAAAATCAACGAGCCGCTATCCGAGAAGTGAGCAGTAAACTGCAGGATCGACATTCCCGCCGCTGACAACCAAGCAGATCTTCTTTCCGGAAAAGCGTTCAGGCTGTTCGAGCAAAGACCCGAGCGTCAATGCTCCCGTCGGTTCGGATTTCAGATTCGCGAGGCCGTAATACAGACGCACTGCTTCTGCGATATTTTCGTCCGAGACCTCGAGAAAATCTTTCACGCCATTTTGTATGATCGGCCAGTTCAGATTCCCGAGCGAGATCGTCCTCGCTCCGTCGGCGATGGTCGTCGGCTCGGTTTCGTTCGGTATCAAACGGCCTTCGCGGAACGAACGGGCAGCATCATTCCCAAGCAAAGGTTCTGCGCCGTAAACCTCAGCCAGATCGCCGTTGCGGCAAAGCCCGGTGACCACGCCGGAGATCAATCCACCGCCGCCGACCGGGACAAGGACCACGTCAAACCCCTTGCCCGAAAGCTCATCACCGAGCGTCGAATTGCCCGCGATCACCCATTCATCGTCGTATGCCGAGGCGTGATAGGCATCGGGCATCCGGGCTGCGAGCTCCGCTACACGCTCATTGCGGCCGACCTTTTTCGTATCTATCAGATCGACCGTCGCACCAAAACCACGGACCGCATCTATCTTTACCTGAGCTGAGATCTCGGGTATCACAACCGTGCACCGCTTGTCGAGCAACTTGCAGGCATAGGCAAGGGCCTGACCGAAATTGCCGGAAGAAGCCGTCAGTATCTCTTCGTTCGGTACGTTCAAAGCGAGGTTGTAGCCGGCACGGAACTTGAAACTTCCCGTGTGCTGGAATGTTTCGGTCGCGATCGTGATATCTAATCCGAGGTGATCGCGGAGCTTTGAGGATACGACGAAGGTCGTCGGGCGAATGGCGTCTTTGAGTGATAACATATCTCGTGAAACCGAGTTTAATGCTCCCGGCCAAAGCGGGCAAGTTCGTCGTCGATGCGGCCAAATTACTAGAACTTTATGAAAAAACCGGAAAAGGAGATGAAAGAGCTTTTGGAGCTCATATTTCTTCAGGCGCAGATGCAGTTTGGCCCGGCGATCAAGTCGCGTTGGCTTCATGATGGCGATGGCTGCCCGGGCTGCGGCGGCGAGCTTAACGTCGTCAAGTTCAAGAAAAAGAAGGCACTCTCGCTTAACGCATTTATCTTTCGCGAGCACGGCGTGCTGATCGCCTATTTGCTCTGCAGCAAATGCGCAAATGCTGTGATCAAGCTCGGCGAAACGCATCCGCACGGGACGACGCCGCTCCATCAGGAGATCGAGAAAAACCTGAAGGCCGCATATCTGAAACACCAGGGACATTAAATGGCGAAAGCAGAATTTGGAATGGTCGGGCTCGGGACGATGGGCCGCAACTTTTTGCTAAATGTGGCAGAGAATGGCTTCGCGGCCGTCGGCTACGACCTCAATGCCGAAAAGCGCGATCTGCTCGAACAGGAAGGAGCAGGCCTGCGGGTGAAAGCGGCAGCGGACGTTGTCACGCTCGTCGCTTCGCTTGAGTCACCCCGGCGGATAATGATGCTCGTGCCCGCCGGGCCGATCGTCGAATCGGTCATCAATGAGCTGCTGCCGCATCTTGAGCCCGGCGACATCGTCAACGATGGAGGCAATTCGCATTTTCCGGATACCGCGCGACGCGAGGCATTTCTTAAGGAAGCGGGCATCGCATTTCTCGGCGTCGGCGTTTCGGGCGGCGAGGAAGGTGCCCGCCACGGCCCGAGCATTATGATCGGCGGCGATCCGGCGGTTTATCCCCAAGTCAGCCCGATCTTCGAGGCCGTTTCCGCAAAGGTCAACGGCGAACCCTGCGCCGCCCATGTTGGCCGCGGCTCAGCCGGCCACTTCGTCAAGATGGTCCATAACGGTATCGAATACGCGATGATGCAACTCATCGCCGAGAGCTACGACCTTCTTCGCAGGGCCGAATCGCCTGCGTCAGCGGGCGGCCAGGTTTTGTCAGAACCGCCTACCTCAGCGGGCGGCCAGTTTGCTGCGAATGATGATGTCGCCAATATCTTCGCCGAATGGAACCGCGGCCGTCTCAATTCGTTTCTAATCGAAATAACCGCGACCGTCCTGCGAAAGACCGACCCCGAAACCGGCAACTCGCTCGTCGATATGATCCTCGACACCGCCGGCCAAAAGGGCACCGGCAAATGGACCTCGCAAGCCGCAATGGACCTCGGCATCCCGATACCAGCGATAGACTCCGCCGTGACGATGCGGCAGATCTCCGCCCAAAAAGCATTTCGAACGACACTTTCAACCCAGTTTCCGTCTTCAATAATTAATAATTATCAATTAGTAATTAGTAATGTAGAAAGTGCCTTGAACGCAGCATTTATCGCGGCCTATGCTCAGGGCTTCTCGCTGCTCCGGGCGGCGTCGGATGAAATGGGCTTTGAGCTTGATATGGTCGAGATCGCCAAGATCTGGCGAGGCGGGTGCATCATCCGGGCAGCGATGCTTGAGGATATTCGTGCTGCCTTTTCGGAGGAACCCGGACTCGAAAACCTGATCGCGTCGCCTCGGTTTCAGTCTGCACTCTCCGCCGGCCGGGAAGACCTTCGCCGGGTCGTCGTCGCGGGGGCGGCCGCGGGCATTCCAACGATGGCATTTGCCGCGTCCCTGAACTACCTGACGGCCTTTGCCACCGAACGCCTCCCGGCCAACCTAATCCAGGCCCAGCGAGACTACTTCGGCGCCCACACCTACCAACGCACCGACCGCGAAGGCACGTTTCACACGGACGATTGGGAGAGTAGATGATCTATTCGGTTCGTCGAGTTTTTGCTCTTTTCGTCTTTGCCGTCGCCGCTTCTGTGGTGACCGCCGGACAGCAACGCAACCCGTGTGCAGATGAGCCGCCCTACGATTCCACTACCAGACTATCCGGCGGATATCGGATCGTGTTCACAAAGGACAACGAACTGAAGTACCTGAGCCTCTGGAGGGGTAAGAGAAAGATATTGGAACTTTCGTCTGTGTCCTGCGGTCTTTCGCACAAGAACCTTGGCTATGTTGGAGCGGACTTTCCTAAACATTTCGCTTTTGTGAATTCGTTCGGCTCCGGAAATCCGCACTTTGTTAGTTTGATTCGAAAGGCGGACGGCTCTGACATTCTCTCGAAGGAAAAAGATGTGTGTTGGGTTGATGCCGACGAAAAGAACTCGCTTTTGATCTATAGCACCGCCTGTGTGCCGAAGGCGACGAGCCGAATGGTGCTGTTCAATATGAAAACGTTGCATAAGCGTTCGGTTCGGTTCCCGAGCATTGTCTTCACCGGCCCGGAAGCACTGAATCGCATCTCCATCGTTTCTGTATCGCGAAACTTTGTAACTCTCGAGTTTGAGAACTGGGAACGTACGCGTTCTATGCGGCTGCGATATCGATTCTGATTGCGACTCCATTCGCTATCCGGGAATAGCGAATGCAAAGGAGATTTCTTCATCCGCATTGGAGCAACTGCTCGAACATCGCGAGTTCATTGAAAAGAGGAAAAGATCGCTTCCGACAGCTATTCCAAGATCTCCCAGGCTGATTCGGTTTTCAGGAGTTTGCTCATCAGGGCGGCGTGGACGGCGTGGCCGCTTTTTTCGGCGGTGATCTTTCCGAGGACGGGGAGGCCGACGAGGGCAACGTCGCCGATGATGTCGAGTATTTTGTGTCGGACGAACTCATCGTCGAACCGGAGCGGCGTTTCATTTAGCATCCCGTTGGGCGTCAGGACTATGGCGTTATCGAGCGAGCCGCCGAGCGCTAGATTTGCCTTGCGGAGCATCTCAATCTCTTCCGTAAAGCCGAATGTCCGCGCCGAGGCGATCTCGCGGCCGTAGCTGCCGTTATCTGCCGTAAAGCTGAAGCTCTGCCGGTTGATGAAAGGATGCTTGAAGTCGATCACGCATTCGATCGAAAAATTCTCCGCCGGTTCGATCGACATACGGCGATCGCCCTGTTCGATCTCAACCCGTTCCCGCACCTTTAGGTAGCGACGCGGGGCATCTTGCTCCGCAACACCGGCTTCTTTGATCAGGTCATAGAAGTTCTCGCTCGAGCCATCGAGGATCGGTATCTCGATGTTGTCGAGGTCGATGAAACAATTATCGACGTCCGCACCGCGAAGCGCCGAGAGAAGATGCTCGCAGGTCGAAAGCACAACGCCGCGTCGGACGAGCGTCGTCGCATAGCTGCAATGGCCAACGTATTCGACCGAGGCCGGGATCTCGAAATCATCAAGGTCGGTCCTGACAAAAATATAGCCGGTGTTCGCCGGCGCCGGCCTCAGCCGCATATTGACCGGAACTCCCGTATGGAGCCCGACGCCGGTTGCTTCAATTGGTTTTGCAATGGTCGTTTGCCGCATTTTTAAGAATTAGTAACAAAACCCGTGCCTAAACTTTCGGCTAGTGATTTCTTCCAAATTCAACTGCAAACCGAAATTTCAAGGCGGAAAAATTTGCCCAGCTGTTGCGGGACCGCAACACATCCGTGGCGCGATTTACTAATTGTCGGCAACAATCTACAATTAGGGTTTTACTACAGTTATGGCGATTCAAACTGCGGGCCAGAAAACCGCAAAAGCAGTAAAACTTAGGATCGAGAACGCGTCCTCGCTTGATATGCCCAAGGGCGGCGAAGAGACGATACGGCAAGTTATCGATTATGTCCCGATCGAGCAACTCCGCGGGCTTGAGCGCGTGAAACTTGTCGATTTCATCAACGACCCGCGTCTCAAGAACGTGGACGTTCCGATGAAGGGCGACCTTCCGGGGGCTTTACCACCCAAAGGTCGGCAACCAAAATGCGTGGTTTGAGATAGCAATGGGCGCCTTGCTCCAGCCGACCGAGGGCTTTGCCAAGCGTTGGATGGCTAAGACGTCGTTCAAGGCAAATATCGCCGGCTTGCTCTTCTCGCTCATCGGCCAGCACTATTACTTGACGCTCCGCCACTCCGTCAAAAAGCAGAACCTTGAACCGCAAATTCGGCAGTACACGGAAAAGAACCTCCGCTCATGGAGCGAAAAGCAGAACAAGAACAGCTTTCGGGCAAAGCTCTTCAAACCCATCCGGCCTTTCGTCGAGCGCATGGCGAAATGGCTGAATAAAAAAGCCGCGAAAGCGCAAAAGAAAGTCTAGGAAGTCTGGGAAGTCTGGGAAGTCTAGGAAGTCTGGGAAGTCTGGGAAGTCTAGGAAGTCTGGGAAGTCTGGGAAGTCTAGGAAGTCTGGGAAGTCTAGGAAGTTGAGGAGGTCTAGGAAGTCTGGGAAGTTCGAAAGTTTGGTCCGACGAATGATATGGGGACATTCAAGAGGTTCGAGGATATTGTCGCTTGGCAGAAGGCACGCGAATTGAATCTCGAAATTTACCGTATTTGCGGTTCCGGGCCGTTTTCAAAAGATTTTGATCTTCGAAACCAAATACGTCGATCATCGGTATCGATTGCAGCAAATATTGCCGAAGGGCAGGGACGGCGTACCGATAAAGATTTCGCACATTTTCTTAATATCGCCCTTGGTTCTGTTGCCGAAACGAAGTCACACTTATACTTGGCTTTAGACCTTGGATACATCGACAAGACGACCTTTGACGAACTATACGCTCGGCTCGATGAGATCGGACGGATGACCTTTGGTCTCATCCAACATTTGCGAAACGCGAACAAAACGATTGAAGTTTAGGAAGCCCGAAGCGGTTCAACTCTGTGCTACAGACTTCCAAGACCTCCTAGACTTCCAAGACTGACTAGACATTAAACTTATGAACTACTGGATGGTTAAACAGGAACCCGATTCTTACTCTTGGGACGATTTTGTAAAGGACGGAAAGACCGATTGGACCGGCGTACGTAACTATCAGGCACGCAACAACCTTCGCGATATGAAGGTCGGTGATAAGGTGCTCTTTTACCATTCGAACATCGGCAAGGAAGTGGTCGGCATTGCCAAAGTGACGAAGGCCGCATTTCCGGATCCAACGGCTGATGATGACAAGTGGGTCGCGGTCGAGCTTTCGCCTGTAAAGCCGCTCAAAAAGCCTGTCGGGCTCGCACAGATGAAAGAGAATCTGGCCCTCAACGACCTCAAGCTAATTCGGCAGTCGCAGCTTTCCGTGATGCCGGTTACAAAAGACGAGTTCGACGAGATACTCAGCATGGCAAGGTAAACCGAATGACAAGAAAAGAAGCCGTTGAGTACTATCACGAATTGCTCGAAGACGCCGACCTCGCCCGCGAATCTGCCGAAGCTCTCGACCGTGGCCTCGAATCGGCCCGCTTGGTTTTCGGCCGCCGCCGTCTGACGCCGTATCTTCGGCCGCATTTTATCACCGCAGAAGAATGGTCGATGGCCCGAAAGGCGTGCGAGACCATCTGGGGAACGCTTCAAAAGGTAAAGGACGCTGCGGTCGAGAGCGACGAGCTGCTTGACGAACTCGGCATCACCGAGATCGAAAGGGAACTCGTAAAGATCGATCCCGGTTACGAACAGGTCTCGCCGACCGCACGGCTCGATTCGTTTCTTGGCGAAACGGCCTATAGCTTTGTTGAGCTAAATGGCGAAAGCCCGGCCGGTATCGCCTATTCGGATTCGGCTTCGGACATCTTTCTTGACCTTCCGATAATGAAGCGATTCACCGAACGCTATCCGGTGACGAAGCTGGAAGGCCGGTCGAAGCTTCTGCAGGTACTTCTTGATTGCCATGCCGAATACCTCGGAAAGCAGCCCGACGAGAAGCCGATCATCGCCATTGTTGACCTCAACGATCTCCCTACCCAGAAGGAATTCGAGCTTTTCCGCGACTTCTTTGAATATTCCGGCTACACTGCCCTCATCTGTTCGCCCGAGGAGCTCGAGTTTGACGGTAGCAGGCTGCGATATGCCGGCGTTGCTATCGACATCGTTTACAAGCGGCTGTTAGTCAATGAATACCTTCCGATAATGGAGCAGGCACCTGCATTGCTTGATGCCTATCGGGCCGGT comes from Acidobacteriota bacterium and encodes:
- a CDS encoding VWA domain-containing protein; its protein translation is MNKFKLFSTLLASMCFISAGVYFADRAAAQDTSRERTVNSAATPTPTPSPTIDDEEPIKIETELVNLNVRVVDRNNRPISNLSQSDFTIFEDNQPQQIEFFSRSEVPTNYSLVIDNSNSLRQQIEKVIEAGKILVNANRPEDETSIIRFVSSAKIEVKQPFTTNKTYLGETLDDLYTEGGQTAIIDAVYLAAENVNEHDKSLGPNERKRRALIVVSDGEDRDSYFKEEQLFELLKELDVQIYTIGFLDELPKEGGFIRRSPYNRAKNLLTKLATETGGRAYFPASVNELNEIAASISNEMRMQYSIGYAPTNETTDGTFRNIRVVIKDGPNRERRIAVTRTGRYATPTGNAPTLQRN
- a CDS encoding VWA domain-containing protein, whose amino-acid sequence is MRVFSDLSVVRGGILYRSLAALGLLLIFSAALFAQDPEPVATPPPDDPTRPVTVRTDLITLTLTVTDLYGRYVSGLSKNSFRVFDNNEEQTITFFSDSDAPVSVGILFDVSGSMGGEKIGKARTALRRFVEASHPNDEYFLIGFNSRAQLLLDRTRDSDAVLQKLTLVNPRANTALYDAVYLGLDRVTRGTHQKKALLIISDGQDNASRYNFNEVKRLMKESDVVTYAVGIQDRGDVSSQLGMQGQAFLDELASVTGGRAFYPNTAVEMDEIFERIALELRHQYSVGYTPPDFSPDGKWRKVRVRVKPPRGLPRLTVRSREGYFATPQVTYR
- a CDS encoding type II secretion system F family protein; protein product: MPEFVCRLGTPSGEIVTRIVEAHAAGEARTELEREGYRVFDVSSADGGMASILSFGGSSSRPKVKQSDFLLFNQQLSALLRAGIPVLQAVSLLKTRSTSAALREVLGSVEEKIKNGIPLSKAFEDQGIFPRIYTASILAGEQSGSLDEVLARFVEYLRRSVSITRKLRGALAYPAFLLVAAGFMIAFLTLYIVPRMSDLFRGLDANRGLPAITNFVLAVSTGVTQNIWWLLPLVIILITALVIWLRTASGRLVLHKFLLRLPVAGTLIKQMATAQLTRSLSTLLSGGITVPDSWEIASQAITNTELRRRSESVLQLIREGRGFTEALEQANWLPDLALDMIGIGERSGSLREMLDEVAKFYDAESEVKLEQLTTLLEPAILLVMAGVVVVILLAIYLPIIDTISAGPSGGRR
- a CDS encoding type II/IV secretion system protein, whose translation is MNVETPTTTNVSSPKIELSDFLENEPPEVLQAKQIAKRYRLPYIDLLPPDAPSPIDYDELAKIPVDMMLRNHFVPLKREGRDLHAAMADPTDLEKMDEMENALNVRIVPYIATQGAIDVVLKKGDATQRVLQEAASGFKISLVKETEHGEEVLDLDRLATDADMSPIIKLVDTIIYNAMESRASDIHIEAGDRDVSVKFRIDGALYSKVDPIDIAYHQTLVSRIKVMSELDIAERRIPQDGRFRVRYKGRTVDFRVSILPAAFGENCVIRILDKEQISEEFKNLSLEVVGFDPEDLRRFRIYIKEPYGMVLVTGPTGSGKTTTLYAALNEIRNEEDKIITIEDPVEYQLQGIMQIPVNEKKGLTFARGLRSILRHDPDKIMVGEIRDEETAQIAIQSALTGHLVFTTVHANNVIDVIGRFLNMGVEPYNFVSSLNCVLAQRLVRLLCQTCKRQYDPTEEELRESGMRPEEVKDRVFLRNVGCDACNHTGYRGRTAIHELLDMSDNIREMIIERRPGSEIRRQAEKEGLSSLRESAIKKVFAGQTTLYEINRVTFVEEAK
- a CDS encoding pyridoxal-phosphate dependent enzyme — protein: MLSLKDAIRPTTFVVSSKLRDHLGLDITIATETFQHTGSFKFRAGYNLALNVPNEEILTASSGNFGQALAYACKLLDKRCTVVIPEISAQVKIDAVRGFGATVDLIDTKKVGRNERVAELAARMPDAYHASAYDDEWVIAGNSTLGDELSGKGFDVVLVPVGGGGLISGVVTGLCRNGDLAEVYGAEPLLGNDAARSFREGRLIPNETEPTTIADGARTISLGNLNWPIIQNGVKDFLEVSDENIAEAVRLYYGLANLKSEPTGALTLGSLLEQPERFSGKKICLVVSGGNVDPAVYCSLLG
- a CDS encoding NADP-dependent decarboxylating phosphogluconate dehydrogenase, translating into MAKAEFGMVGLGTMGRNFLLNVAENGFAAVGYDLNAEKRDLLEQEGAGLRVKAAADVVTLVASLESPRRIMMLVPAGPIVESVINELLPHLEPGDIVNDGGNSHFPDTARREAFLKEAGIAFLGVGVSGGEEGARHGPSIMIGGDPAVYPQVSPIFEAVSAKVNGEPCAAHVGRGSAGHFVKMVHNGIEYAMMQLIAESYDLLRRAESPASAGGQVLSEPPTSAGGQFAANDDVANIFAEWNRGRLNSFLIEITATVLRKTDPETGNSLVDMILDTAGQKGTGKWTSQAAMDLGIPIPAIDSAVTMRQISAQKAFRTTLSTQFPSSIINNYQLVISNVESALNAAFIAAYAQGFSLLRAASDEMGFELDMVEIAKIWRGGCIIRAAMLEDIRAAFSEEPGLENLIASPRFQSALSAGREDLRRVVVAGAAAGIPTMAFAASLNYLTAFATERLPANLIQAQRDYFGAHTYQRTDREGTFHTDDWESR
- a CDS encoding UDP-3-O-acyl-N-acetylglucosamine deacetylase, with the protein product MRQTTIAKPIEATGVGLHTGVPVNMRLRPAPANTGYIFVRTDLDDFEIPASVEYVGHCSYATTLVRRGVVLSTCEHLLSALRGADVDNCFIDLDNIEIPILDGSSENFYDLIKEAGVAEQDAPRRYLKVRERVEIEQGDRRMSIEPAENFSIECVIDFKHPFINRQSFSFTADNGSYGREIASARTFGFTEEIEMLRKANLALGGSLDNAIVLTPNGMLNETPLRFDDEFVRHKILDIIGDVALVGLPVLGKITAEKSGHAVHAALMSKLLKTESAWEILE
- a CDS encoding four helix bundle protein, producing the protein MGTFKRFEDIVAWQKARELNLEIYRICGSGPFSKDFDLRNQIRRSSVSIAANIAEGQGRRTDKDFAHFLNIALGSVAETKSHLYLALDLGYIDKTTFDELYARLDEIGRMTFGLIQHLRNANKTIEV
- a CDS encoding EVE domain-containing protein; this translates as MNYWMVKQEPDSYSWDDFVKDGKTDWTGVRNYQARNNLRDMKVGDKVLFYHSNIGKEVVGIAKVTKAAFPDPTADDDKWVAVELSPVKPLKKPVGLAQMKENLALNDLKLIRQSQLSVMPVTKDEFDEILSMAR